AGGTCGGGGGTGACGACGATCCCGCCGCGGTCAGCGACTGCAGCGCGCGCGATTGGCGCCCGATCGAGCTGCGGCAGCTGGCGTTCGATCTCCTTGGCCGTCTGCTCGGCGAGGACGCGCGAGTCCGTCAGCAGGATCGGCTGGGCTAAGATATCGTGCTCGGCCTGCGCGAGCAGGTCCGCGGCGCAGAGCGACGGGTCGGCGTGGCCATCGGCGATGATCATCGTCTCCGTTGGGCCAGCGAGCGCGTCAATCGCGACCAGCCCATACACCTTCCGTTTGGCAAGAGTGACAAACAGGTTGCCCGGACCGAGGATTTTATCTACGCGCGGCACGCTCTCCGTGCCGAACGCCAGCGCGCCGATTGCCTGCGCGCCGCCGACCCGAAAGATCCGATCGACCCCGGCGATATCTGCCGCGACCAGCGTTGTCGCCGGGAGAGAGCCGTCCCGCCCGCAGGGCGACGTCAGCACAACCTCGCGAACCCCGGCGACCCGCGCCGGAACTGCGGACATAATCACCGTTGAGGGGTAGGCTGCTGTGCCGCCCGGCACGTAGATGCCGACGCGATCGAGAGGGCGGATGAGTTGACCGTAGCCCTCCTCGAAGTCGATCCAGCTGTTCCGCCGCTGCCGCTCATGGAAGGCGCGCACCCGCGCTGCCGCGAAGCGCAGCGCTTCAACGACGGCGGCGTCGAGGGCCGCGTACGCGCGCTCGATCTCGTCGCGCCCAACTTCAAGCGAGGAAAGGGCGACACCGTCAATGCGGCGTGCAAGGTCAATCAAGGCATGGTCGCCATCGACTCGAACCGCGGTCAGGATCCGGTCGACAACTTCGTCGGCGCTCAGTTCCTCGCCCCACTGCTCGCGGATGCGGGCACGCACGCTCTCGGGGAGGGCAACTGCCTCCATCGGCGTGCGCTCGATGAGCTGACGGCGCGCCTCAGCGAGGTCGACGAACACGCGGATGCCGCGCTCAGTGGTTGTCATGCTTCGTCCTCAAGACCGCGCGCGCACCGGCGCAGCGGAAGGAAGGTCTAACTCGTCAAGCAAGCGCTCGTAGTGGAGAGAACGGCTTTCGAAGACATAAGTCGCCGGGAGGACGGTCACGCCGCTGCCTCCAACCGCCCGCAGGTGTTCGACCGCCTCAAGCAGGAAGTCCTCGCGGACGACGATCGCAACGGCGTACCACCGGTCGGGGCCTTGGCCATACACCCGGCTCACCGTCGGCCCGGCGAGGCCCGCAAGTTCGGGCCGCGCCCAAATCTGCTCCGCCACCTGCTCTTCGGACTCCCCGCGAATATTAGCGGTGATGCGCAGAAAGCCGGTGGCGCGGCGGCGCGCCTCGATCAGTTCGAGAACTTTGCGGACCCCTGCTAAGCGTTCGGGGCAGGCGCGCAGCGTCCGCCGATTGGCGATCAGGCAGGCTTGGGAGCGGAGGATCGTCCCGCCGATGATTGTCTTCAAATGGTTCTCGCGGAGGGTGGTGCCGCTTGAGGTGAGGTCGGCGATCAAGTCTGCGTTGCCGATATTCGGCGCTGCCTCCATTGCTCCCTGCGAGTCGACGAGCGTGAAGTGCGTGATCCCGTTCTGCAGCAGAAACTCGCTCGTCAAGTTGCGGTACTTCGTCGCGATCCGGAGGTCGCGCCCGCGCTCATGGAATTCAAGCGCGACATCCGCGAGGTCCCCGATAGTCGTCACGTCGATCCACGCATCGGGAACGGCGAGCACCAGTTCGCAGTTGCTGTAGCCGAGATCGTCGATGACGATGACGAGGGAGTCGCGGCCGCGCTGGCTCTCGCGAACGTTGTTCAAGCCGGTGATCCCGATGTCGGCGCTGCCGTCCGCCACTTGGGTAACGACATCATCGACGCGCTGAAAGACGACGGACGCGTTCGGCACGGCCGGGATCGTCGCCTGATACTGACGAGGATTTGGGCGCAAGACGGGCAGGCCGGCTGCGGCCAAGAAGCTGAGCGTCGGCGCCTCCATCTCGCCTTTGCTCGGCAAGACGATGCGAAGCGAGCAGGTCATGCGCAGCCTGCCCGCGCCGCCGCGAAGGCGCTCGCCGTCTCACGCAGCGCCTCAGCGAGAGCGTTGACGTTATAGGCAAAGCCGGCAGCAGGGACATCGGGGCCGCCGAGCGCGCGGACCAGCCCATCGTAGCGTCCGCCGCCGCAGAGGGGCTGCCCACCGTCGTGGGGATGACGGATGTCGAAGACAAAGCCCGTGTAGTAGCCCAACTCGCGCGACAGGCCGAAATCGACGTCGATTTCCTCTACTCCCCCGCGCCGCGCGGCAGCGACCAACGCCTCTAAGTCGCTCAAGGAAGGAGCAGCGAGCCCCTCGGCGGCAAGAAGG
The Dehalococcoidia bacterium DNA segment above includes these coding regions:
- the hisD gene encoding histidinol dehydrogenase encodes the protein MTTTERGIRVFVDLAEARRQLIERTPMEAVALPESVRARIREQWGEELSADEVVDRILTAVRVDGDHALIDLARRIDGVALSSLEVGRDEIERAYAALDAAVVEALRFAAARVRAFHERQRRNSWIDFEEGYGQLIRPLDRVGIYVPGGTAAYPSTVIMSAVPARVAGVREVVLTSPCGRDGSLPATTLVAADIAGVDRIFRVGGAQAIGALAFGTESVPRVDKILGPGNLFVTLAKRKVYGLVAIDALAGPTETMIIADGHADPSLCAADLLAQAEHDILAQPILLTDSRVLAEQTAKEIERQLPQLDRAPIARAAVADRGGIVVTPDLATAFALMNEYGPEHLCLHLRDPWQWLPAVKNAGGVFVGEHSTEALGDYVVGPSHVMPTGGTARFNSPLTVDDFVKLISVIALSKEKMAALIPATATLARAEGLTAHARSVEIRAEREA
- the hisG gene encoding ATP phosphoribosyltransferase produces the protein MTCSLRIVLPSKGEMEAPTLSFLAAAGLPVLRPNPRQYQATIPAVPNASVVFQRVDDVVTQVADGSADIGITGLNNVRESQRGRDSLVIVIDDLGYSNCELVLAVPDAWIDVTTIGDLADVALEFHERGRDLRIATKYRNLTSEFLLQNGITHFTLVDSQGAMEAAPNIGNADLIADLTSSGTTLRENHLKTIIGGTILRSQACLIANRRTLRACPERLAGVRKVLELIEARRRATGFLRITANIRGESEEQVAEQIWARPELAGLAGPTVSRVYGQGPDRWYAVAIVVREDFLLEAVEHLRAVGGSGVTVLPATYVFESRSLHYERLLDELDLPSAAPVRARS